A region of Streptomyces sp. R44 DNA encodes the following proteins:
- a CDS encoding FAD-dependent monooxygenase, which produces MTPSHARTPDTPAGTDTDVIVVGGGPTGLMLAGELRLGGARVLVAERLERPTGQSRGLGFTARAMEVFDQRGLLPRFGQGETLETSPLGHFGGVQFDYTVLEGAHFGARGIPQYTTEKVLEEWATELGADLRRGWEFTGLTQDADAVEVTVRTPEGERRLRAAYVVGCDGGHSPVRRAAGFDFPGTPATREMYLADVVGCGLRPRFLGERLPEGMVMAAPLAEGVDRIIVCPHGTPPRDRREAETVSFAEVAAAWRRITGEDISGGSAEWVSSFTDATRQATEYRRGRVLLAGDAAHIHLPAGGQGLSTGVQDAANLGWKLAAAVRGRAPDGLLDTYHAERHPVGERLLMNTRAQGTVFLGGEESDPLRELFTELLGHDEVKRHLAGVVSGLDIRYEVGQGDPDDPLIGARLAHRALTTAAGETSTTRLLHSAQGVLLDLADDPAVREKAAAWKDRVLTVTATPLPADGTDVLAGLTAVLVRPDGHVVWTSEAGGNPEAALRRWFGAPALPVSDDGASR; this is translated from the coding sequence ATGACCCCCTCGCATGCCCGCACCCCCGACACCCCCGCCGGCACCGACACCGACGTCATCGTGGTCGGCGGCGGCCCCACCGGTCTCATGCTCGCCGGTGAACTCCGCCTCGGCGGCGCCCGGGTCCTCGTCGCGGAGCGCCTGGAGCGGCCCACCGGCCAGTCCCGCGGACTCGGCTTCACCGCCCGCGCGATGGAGGTCTTCGACCAGCGCGGACTGCTGCCCCGCTTCGGACAGGGCGAGACCCTGGAGACCAGCCCGCTCGGCCACTTCGGCGGGGTGCAGTTCGACTACACCGTCCTGGAGGGCGCCCACTTCGGCGCCCGGGGCATCCCCCAGTACACGACCGAGAAGGTCCTGGAGGAGTGGGCGACCGAGCTCGGCGCGGACCTCCGGCGCGGCTGGGAGTTCACCGGCCTCACCCAGGACGCCGACGCGGTGGAGGTCACCGTCCGCACGCCCGAGGGCGAGCGGCGGCTCCGCGCCGCGTACGTGGTGGGCTGCGACGGCGGGCACAGCCCCGTCCGCAGGGCCGCCGGCTTCGACTTCCCCGGCACCCCCGCCACCCGCGAGATGTACCTCGCGGACGTCGTCGGCTGCGGGCTGCGGCCCCGGTTCCTCGGCGAGCGGCTGCCGGAGGGCATGGTCATGGCCGCGCCGCTCGCCGAGGGCGTCGACCGGATCATCGTCTGCCCGCACGGCACACCGCCCCGCGACCGCCGCGAGGCCGAGACGGTGAGCTTCGCCGAGGTGGCCGCCGCCTGGCGGCGCATCACGGGCGAGGACATCAGCGGCGGTTCCGCCGAGTGGGTCTCCTCCTTCACCGACGCCACCCGGCAGGCCACCGAGTACCGGCGCGGCCGGGTCCTCCTCGCGGGCGACGCCGCCCACATCCATCTCCCGGCCGGCGGCCAGGGACTCAGCACCGGCGTCCAGGACGCCGCCAACCTGGGCTGGAAGCTCGCCGCCGCGGTCCGCGGCCGGGCGCCCGACGGGCTGCTCGACACGTACCACGCGGAGCGCCACCCGGTGGGCGAGCGGCTCCTCATGAACACCCGGGCGCAGGGCACGGTCTTCCTCGGCGGCGAGGAGTCGGACCCGCTGCGCGAACTGTTCACCGAACTCCTCGGCCACGACGAGGTGAAGCGGCACCTCGCCGGCGTCGTCAGCGGCCTCGACATCCGCTACGAGGTGGGCCAGGGCGACCCGGACGACCCCCTGATCGGGGCGCGGCTCGCGCACCGGGCGCTGACCACGGCGGCGGGGGAGACCAGCACCACCCGGCTGCTCCACTCCGCGCAGGGCGTGCTCCTCGACCTCGCCGACGACCCGGCGGTACGGGAGAAGGCCGCGGCCTGGAAGGACCGGGTGCTCACCGTCACGGCCACACCGCTGCCCGCCGACGGTACGGACGTCCTCGCGGGCCTGACCGCCGTGCTCGTACGGCCCGACGGCCACGTCGTGTGGACCTCGGAGGCCGGCGGAAACCCGGAGGCGGCCCTGCGCCGCTGGTTCGGCGCCCCCGCCCTCCCGGTCTCCGACGACGGCGCGTCCCGGTGA
- a CDS encoding alpha/beta hydrolase, with protein sequence MTTTTSAPAAPRTGGVRRIVLDGAGVPISALLAEPEPGPDSFGAPRATVVALHGGGMSAGYFHGQAQPGLSLLTLGARLGFTVLSLDRPGYGDSTARLPHGQTLTEQSDTLRAALADFSARHATGAGLFLLAHSYGGKLALTAAARDTGAAGAPLLGLDVSGCGQEYAVGPEDLPGSRGHGHWTRNWGALRLYPPGTFRASGALVAPMPERERAEALRWPGLFPEVAARVRVPVRLTFAEYESWWRHDEAALARLTGRFTAAPRVLVERLPDAGHNISLGLAARTYHLRALAFLEECLATLRPEV encoded by the coding sequence GTGACCACCACGACGAGCGCCCCGGCGGCGCCGCGCACCGGAGGCGTGCGCCGGATCGTCCTGGACGGCGCCGGGGTCCCGATCTCCGCCCTGCTCGCCGAACCGGAGCCGGGGCCCGACTCCTTCGGGGCGCCGCGCGCGACCGTCGTCGCCCTCCACGGCGGAGGCATGAGCGCCGGCTACTTCCACGGGCAGGCCCAGCCGGGTCTCTCGCTGCTCACCCTCGGCGCCCGGCTCGGCTTCACCGTCCTCTCCCTCGACCGCCCGGGATACGGCGACTCCACCGCCCGGCTGCCGCACGGCCAGACGCTCACCGAGCAGTCGGACACCCTGCGGGCCGCCCTGGCGGACTTCTCCGCCCGGCACGCCACGGGAGCCGGCCTCTTCCTGCTCGCCCACTCCTACGGCGGGAAGCTCGCCCTGACCGCCGCCGCGCGCGACACCGGCGCGGCCGGCGCCCCGCTCCTGGGACTCGACGTCTCCGGCTGCGGCCAGGAGTACGCGGTGGGGCCCGAGGACCTGCCGGGCAGCCGGGGCCACGGCCACTGGACCCGGAACTGGGGCGCCCTGCGCCTCTACCCGCCGGGCACCTTCCGGGCCAGCGGCGCGCTCGTCGCCCCGATGCCGGAGCGGGAGCGGGCCGAGGCCCTGCGCTGGCCCGGCCTCTTCCCGGAGGTGGCGGCCCGCGTGCGGGTGCCCGTCCGGCTGACGTTCGCGGAGTACGAGTCGTGGTGGCGGCACGACGAGGCGGCGCTCGCCCGGCTGACCGGACGATTCACCGCCGCACCCCGTGTCCTCGTCGAGCGGCTCCCGGACGCCGGACACAACATAAGCCTGGGCCTCGCGGCCCGTACGTACCATCTGCGGGCCCTCGCGTTCCTGGAGGAGTGCCTCGCGACCCTGCGACCCGAGGTGTGA
- a CDS encoding MFS transporter, with protein MVKARPTTFRSLSVRNFRLFAAGQVVSVAGTWTMVVAQDWLVLGMTGDSGTALGTVTALQFAPMLLLTLYGGRLADRYDKRTLLTLANLAAGALALTLAFLDLTGTVRLWHIWLLALGLGIVNAVEVPTRMSFVGELVGNELLPNASALSAAYFSVARVAGPALAGLLITGFGTGWAIALNAVSYLATVAGLRLMRPEENRGAGRGAAPSEARVVDGLRYTASRADLTLPMALVAVIGLFGMNFQLTLPLLAKTVFHADAASFGLLTTAFAAGSLLGAIAGTRRSGRPAARTVIGSALAFGALETAAGQAPGFLGALLLLTLTGFASIYFVQAANHRIQLGSDPRYRGRILALYTLILQGTTPLGALLVGLLAEHLGARAGLWLGGLVSLAAALAALAFEHRGKRAAGDGTDPSENDERPIRDAAPEGRGR; from the coding sequence ATGGTGAAGGCCCGACCGACCACGTTCCGCTCCCTGTCCGTCCGCAACTTCCGGCTCTTCGCGGCCGGACAGGTGGTGTCCGTGGCCGGGACCTGGACGATGGTCGTCGCCCAGGACTGGCTCGTCCTCGGCATGACCGGCGACTCCGGCACGGCCCTGGGGACCGTGACCGCCCTGCAGTTCGCCCCCATGCTGCTCCTCACCCTCTACGGGGGACGGCTCGCCGACCGGTACGACAAGCGGACGCTGCTCACCCTCGCCAACCTGGCGGCGGGGGCGCTCGCCCTGACCCTGGCCTTTCTCGACCTGACCGGCACGGTACGGCTCTGGCACATCTGGCTGCTCGCCCTCGGCCTCGGGATCGTCAACGCGGTCGAGGTCCCCACCCGGATGTCCTTCGTCGGCGAGCTGGTCGGCAACGAGCTGCTGCCCAACGCCTCCGCCCTGAGCGCCGCCTACTTCAGCGTCGCCCGGGTGGCGGGCCCGGCCCTCGCCGGACTCCTCATCACCGGCTTCGGCACCGGCTGGGCCATCGCCCTCAACGCGGTGAGCTACCTCGCGACGGTGGCGGGGCTGCGCCTGATGCGGCCGGAGGAGAACCGAGGGGCCGGCCGCGGAGCGGCGCCGAGCGAGGCGCGGGTCGTCGACGGCCTGCGCTACACCGCCTCCCGCGCCGACCTCACCCTCCCGATGGCGCTCGTCGCCGTCATCGGCCTGTTCGGCATGAACTTCCAGCTCACCCTGCCGCTGCTCGCCAAGACGGTCTTCCACGCCGACGCGGCCTCCTTCGGCCTCCTCACCACCGCCTTCGCCGCCGGCTCCCTCCTCGGCGCCATCGCCGGCACCCGGCGCAGCGGGCGCCCCGCCGCCCGCACCGTCATCGGCTCGGCCCTCGCCTTCGGGGCCCTGGAGACGGCGGCGGGACAGGCGCCCGGCTTCCTCGGCGCGCTCCTCCTCCTCACGCTCACCGGCTTCGCCTCGATCTACTTCGTCCAGGCCGCGAACCACCGCATCCAGCTCGGCAGCGACCCCCGCTACCGGGGCCGGATCCTCGCCCTCTACACCCTGATCCTCCAGGGCACCACCCCGCTCGGCGCGCTGCTCGTCGGCCTGCTCGCCGAGCACCTCGGCGCCCGCGCGGGCCTCTGGCTCGGCGGCCTCGTCTCGCTGGCCGCGGCCCTCGCCGCCCTCGCCTTCGAGCACCGCGGGAAGCGGGCGGCGGGGGACGGCACCGATCCGTCCGAGAACGACGAAAGGCCGATACGCGATGCCGCTCCTGAGGGCCGGGGACGATGA
- a CDS encoding 4'-phosphopantetheinyl transferase superfamily protein, with protein MPLLRAGDDDLHLWTLRPPPPDSVLPTGELDRHERRRAAAFVRPADRVQYLAAHLALRRILARYTGVAAGRLRFARAASGRPVLLGLPEPPSFSLSHSHGLVLLGVAACPVGVDVQRVPSYATAELCRTALHPAEAEDLAALPGDRLAEGFARLWTRKEAYLKGLGTGLARGLAADYLGAAERAGARRPAGWAVLDLPGGPDHAAAAALRTDGTPRVTTRTVRPEDLTTTHELFTERGVGSA; from the coding sequence ATGCCGCTCCTGAGGGCCGGGGACGATGACCTCCACCTCTGGACGCTCCGCCCGCCCCCGCCGGACTCCGTCCTGCCGACCGGGGAGCTCGACCGCCACGAGCGGCGCCGGGCCGCCGCGTTCGTACGGCCGGCGGACCGCGTCCAGTACCTCGCGGCGCACCTGGCGCTGCGCCGGATCCTCGCCCGGTACACCGGCGTCGCGGCCGGGCGACTGCGCTTCGCCAGGGCGGCCTCGGGGCGGCCCGTGCTGCTCGGCCTGCCGGAGCCGCCGTCCTTCTCGCTCTCGCACAGCCACGGCCTGGTGCTGCTCGGCGTGGCGGCGTGCCCGGTGGGCGTCGACGTACAGCGCGTCCCCTCGTACGCCACGGCCGAGCTGTGCCGTACGGCGCTCCACCCGGCCGAGGCCGAGGATCTCGCCGCGCTGCCCGGGGACCGGCTCGCCGAGGGCTTCGCCCGCCTGTGGACCCGCAAGGAGGCCTATCTGAAGGGCCTCGGCACCGGACTCGCCCGGGGCCTCGCCGCCGACTACCTGGGCGCGGCCGAGCGCGCGGGCGCCCGGCGGCCCGCCGGATGGGCCGTCCTCGACCTGCCGGGCGGGCCGGACCACGCGGCGGCGGCCGCGCTGCGTACGGACGGCACCCCGCGCGTCACGACGCGGACGGTGCGGCCGGAGGACCTGACCACCACGCACGAGTTGTTCACCGAAAGGGGAGTGGGGAGCGCATGA
- a CDS encoding acyl-CoA carboxylase subunit beta produces MTTTSTTSTTSTTSTAFTAGGALADRLTELGRLKELAQEGPDPKATERQHAKGKLTARERIELLLDKGSFTEVEQLRRHRAQGFGLEARKPYTDGVITGWGTVEGRTVFVYAHDFRIFGGALGEAHATKIHKIMDMAIAAGAPLVSLNDGAGARIQEGVSALAGYGGIFQRNTKASGVIPQISVMLGPCAGGAAYSPALTDFVFMVRETSQMFITGPDVVKAVTGEEITQNGLGGADVHAETSGVAHFAYDDEETCLAEVRYLLSLLPQNNRDLPPVVPSSDPADRLGERLLDLVPADGNRSYDVRGVIEELVDDGEHMEVHAAWAPNLVCAFARLDGHVVGIVANQPAALAGVLDIKASEKGARFVQFCDAFNIPLVTLVDVPGFLPGVDQEHEGIIRRGAKLLYAYCNATVPRISVVLRKAYGGAYIVMDSRSIGADISLAWPTNEIAVMGAEGAANVVFRREIAAADDPEAMRRRKIEEYREELVHPYYAAERGLVDDVVDPRETRRVLCRSVAMLAAKHAELPRRKHGNPPQ; encoded by the coding sequence ATGACCACGACATCCACGACGTCCACGACGTCCACGACGTCCACGGCCTTCACGGCGGGAGGCGCCCTCGCGGACCGCCTCACCGAACTGGGCAGGCTGAAGGAACTGGCGCAGGAGGGACCCGATCCGAAGGCCACCGAACGCCAGCACGCGAAGGGCAAACTGACGGCGCGTGAGCGCATCGAGCTGCTCCTCGACAAGGGGAGCTTCACGGAGGTCGAGCAGCTGCGCCGGCACCGCGCGCAGGGTTTCGGCCTGGAGGCCAGGAAGCCGTACACCGACGGTGTCATCACCGGCTGGGGCACGGTCGAGGGCCGTACGGTCTTCGTCTACGCGCACGACTTCCGGATCTTCGGCGGCGCCCTGGGCGAGGCCCACGCCACGAAGATCCACAAGATCATGGACATGGCCATCGCGGCCGGCGCGCCGCTGGTGTCCCTGAACGACGGCGCCGGCGCCCGTATCCAGGAGGGCGTCTCGGCGCTCGCCGGCTACGGCGGCATCTTCCAGCGCAACACCAAGGCCTCGGGTGTCATCCCGCAGATCTCGGTGATGCTCGGCCCGTGCGCCGGCGGCGCCGCCTACAGCCCGGCGCTCACGGACTTCGTGTTCATGGTCCGTGAGACCTCGCAGATGTTCATCACCGGCCCGGACGTCGTCAAGGCGGTCACCGGCGAGGAGATCACCCAGAACGGCCTCGGCGGCGCCGACGTCCACGCCGAGACCTCCGGCGTCGCGCACTTCGCGTACGACGACGAGGAGACCTGCCTGGCCGAGGTCCGCTATCTGCTCTCGCTCCTTCCGCAGAACAACCGCGACCTGCCGCCCGTCGTGCCGAGCTCCGACCCGGCCGACCGGCTCGGCGAGCGGCTGCTCGACCTCGTACCGGCCGACGGCAACCGCTCGTACGACGTCCGCGGCGTCATCGAGGAACTCGTCGACGACGGCGAGCACATGGAGGTCCACGCGGCCTGGGCGCCCAACCTGGTGTGCGCCTTCGCCCGGCTCGACGGCCATGTCGTCGGCATCGTGGCCAACCAGCCGGCCGCCCTGGCCGGAGTCCTCGACATCAAGGCCAGCGAGAAGGGCGCGCGGTTCGTCCAGTTCTGCGACGCCTTCAACATCCCGCTCGTCACCCTCGTCGACGTCCCCGGCTTCCTGCCCGGCGTCGACCAGGAGCACGAAGGCATCATCCGGCGCGGAGCCAAGCTGCTGTACGCCTACTGCAACGCGACCGTGCCCCGGATCTCCGTCGTCCTGCGCAAGGCCTACGGCGGCGCCTACATCGTCATGGACTCGCGCTCCATCGGCGCCGACATCTCCCTCGCCTGGCCCACCAACGAGATCGCCGTCATGGGCGCCGAGGGCGCCGCCAACGTGGTCTTCCGGCGCGAGATCGCCGCCGCCGACGACCCCGAGGCGATGCGCCGCCGGAAGATCGAGGAGTACCGCGAGGAGCTCGTCCACCCGTACTACGCGGCCGAGCGCGGTCTCGTCGACGACGTCGTCGACCCGCGGGAGACCCGCCGGGTGCTCTGCCGGTCCGTCGCCATGCTCGCCGCCAAACACGCCGAACTGCCGCGCCGCAAGCACGGCAACCCGCCCCAGTAG
- a CDS encoding acyl-CoA carboxylase subunit epsilon, which produces MTAPAHLVRVEKGAPSPEELAAVTAVLLARAQEPATAAAAPRAVAGWRRLERTGGFDGPRTWHSVLPARHR; this is translated from the coding sequence ATGACCGCTCCCGCGCACCTCGTCCGCGTCGAGAAGGGTGCCCCGAGCCCCGAGGAACTCGCCGCCGTGACCGCCGTCCTGCTCGCCCGCGCCCAGGAGCCGGCCACCGCCGCCGCCGCACCCCGGGCCGTCGCCGGCTGGCGCCGCCTGGAACGCACGGGCGGCTTCGACGGGCCCCGCACCTGGCACTCCGTACTCCCCGCCCGCCACCGCTGA
- a CDS encoding nuclear transport factor 2 family protein → MTTTAPGELAELRATVRTLSDRAEIAAVCERYAMHLDRDRGNDDWFGQVFTDDVHLVFPMGEYKGMEGLAAFQQMARTTFARTHHLTGAYAIDLDGDEARVRAHLTAFHVREPAEPSAHFAIGGHYDAHVVRTPAGWRIRSFVFDLVWNAGEAPGAKGHSR, encoded by the coding sequence ATGACCACGACCGCGCCCGGCGAACTCGCCGAACTCCGCGCCACCGTCCGTACCCTCTCCGACCGTGCCGAGATAGCCGCCGTGTGCGAGCGGTACGCCATGCACCTCGACAGGGACCGGGGCAACGACGACTGGTTCGGCCAGGTCTTCACCGACGACGTCCACCTCGTCTTCCCGATGGGCGAGTACAAGGGCATGGAGGGCCTCGCCGCCTTCCAGCAGATGGCCCGCACGACCTTCGCCCGCACCCACCACCTCACCGGCGCCTACGCCATCGACCTCGACGGCGACGAGGCCCGGGTCCGCGCCCACCTCACCGCCTTCCACGTCCGCGAGCCCGCCGAGCCCTCGGCCCACTTCGCCATCGGCGGCCACTACGACGCCCACGTCGTCCGCACCCCGGCGGGCTGGCGCATCCGCTCCTTCGTCTTCGACCTCGTCTGGAACGCGGGCGAGGCCCCCGGCGCGAAGGGCCACTCCCGATGA
- a CDS encoding NDP-hexose 2,3-dehydratase family protein, which translates to MSAPTLTPRRPAGLAERIALSAATTRGAHLSTEDFHTWLDGRRRAHTFRVDRVPFGALDGWSFEEHSGNLVHRSGRFFTVEGLHVVEEAGPYGDGPYQSWHQPVIKQPEVGILGILAKEFDGVLHFLMQAKMEPGNRNLLQLSPTVQATRSNYTKAHRGGDVKYIEYFTDPGHGTVVADALQSEHGAWFFRKSNRNMIVETTGEVPLLDDFCWLTLGQIGELLHQDNVVNMDARTVLSCVPHQDTAPGALLSDVRLLSWFTGERSRHDVRARRVPLRELPGWKRGEETIEHEEGRHFKVVAVSVQAGNREVARWTQPLIEPVGLGVTAFLTRAFDGVPHYLVHARVEGGFLDTVELAPTVQYTPGNYAHLPAGERPLFLDQVLGADPSRIRYEAVHSEEGGRFLNAESRYLLVEADEEQAPADPPPGYAWATAAQLTSLTRHGHYLNVQARTLLACLNAQAVHAR; encoded by the coding sequence ATGAGCGCCCCCACCCTGACCCCGCGCCGGCCCGCCGGGCTCGCCGAGCGGATCGCGCTCTCGGCCGCCACCACCCGCGGCGCCCACCTGTCCACCGAGGACTTCCACACCTGGCTCGACGGACGCCGCCGCGCCCACACCTTCCGCGTCGACCGGGTCCCCTTCGGCGCCCTCGACGGCTGGTCCTTCGAGGAGCACAGCGGCAACCTCGTCCACCGCAGCGGCCGCTTCTTCACCGTCGAGGGCCTGCACGTCGTCGAGGAGGCCGGACCGTACGGCGACGGCCCGTACCAGTCCTGGCACCAGCCCGTCATCAAGCAGCCCGAGGTCGGCATCCTCGGCATCCTCGCCAAGGAGTTCGACGGCGTCCTGCACTTCCTCATGCAGGCCAAGATGGAGCCCGGCAACCGCAACCTGCTCCAGCTGTCGCCGACCGTCCAGGCCACCCGCAGCAACTACACCAAGGCCCACCGCGGCGGCGACGTGAAGTACATCGAGTACTTCACCGACCCCGGGCACGGCACCGTCGTCGCCGACGCCCTCCAGTCCGAGCACGGCGCCTGGTTCTTCCGGAAGTCCAACCGCAACATGATCGTCGAGACCACCGGCGAGGTCCCCCTCCTGGACGACTTCTGCTGGCTCACCCTCGGGCAGATCGGCGAACTCCTCCACCAGGACAACGTCGTGAACATGGACGCGCGGACCGTGCTGTCCTGCGTGCCCCACCAGGACACCGCCCCCGGCGCCCTGCTCTCCGACGTACGCCTGCTCTCCTGGTTCACCGGCGAGCGCTCCCGCCACGACGTCCGGGCCCGCCGGGTCCCGCTGCGCGAGCTGCCCGGATGGAAGCGGGGCGAGGAGACCATCGAGCACGAGGAGGGCCGCCACTTCAAGGTCGTCGCCGTCTCCGTCCAGGCCGGGAACCGCGAGGTGGCCCGCTGGACGCAGCCACTGATCGAACCCGTCGGCCTCGGCGTCACCGCCTTCCTCACCCGCGCCTTCGACGGGGTCCCGCACTACCTCGTGCACGCCCGCGTCGAGGGCGGCTTCCTCGACACCGTCGAACTCGCGCCCACCGTCCAGTACACCCCCGGGAACTACGCCCACCTGCCCGCCGGCGAGCGTCCCCTCTTCCTCGACCAGGTCCTCGGCGCCGACCCCTCCCGCATCCGCTACGAGGCCGTCCACTCCGAGGAGGGCGGCCGCTTCCTCAACGCCGAGAGCCGCTACCTCCTCGTCGAGGCAGACGAGGAGCAGGCTCCGGCCGACCCGCCGCCCGGCTACGCCTGGGCGACCGCCGCCCAGCTCACCTCCCTGACCCGGCACGGCCACTACCTCAACGTGCAGGCCCGCACCCTGCTCGCCTGCCTCAACGCCCAGGCGGTGCACGCCCGATGA
- a CDS encoding Gfo/Idh/MocA family protein: MTTAAPLRIGVLGCADIAVRRMMPAMAALPETEVTAVASRDPEKAAAAAAPHGAAAVHGYEALLRREDVDAVYVPLPAALHAEWTEAALRAGKHVLAEKPLTTDPERTAALLDLAARSGLALMENVMFVHHRLHTDVRKLVADGAIGELRALHASFGIPRLPATDIRHDPELGGGALGDVGVYPLRAALHLLGDELDVLGAHLVRGAGSRVETAGGALLATPSGVTAHLAFGMDHGYRSAYELWGSEGRLIVERAYTPPADHRPVVRLETRTGTEERLLDADDQVRNTVAAFAASVRAGAGVAHDRETPLRQARLLDAVRRRAAPS, translated from the coding sequence ATGACCACCGCAGCCCCCCTGCGGATCGGGGTCCTCGGCTGCGCCGACATCGCCGTCCGCCGGATGATGCCCGCCATGGCCGCGCTCCCGGAGACCGAGGTCACCGCGGTCGCCAGCCGCGACCCGGAGAAGGCCGCCGCGGCCGCCGCCCCCCACGGAGCCGCGGCCGTCCACGGCTACGAGGCCCTGCTGCGGCGCGAGGACGTCGACGCCGTGTACGTACCGCTGCCCGCCGCCCTGCACGCCGAGTGGACCGAGGCCGCCCTGCGCGCGGGCAAGCACGTCCTCGCCGAGAAGCCGCTCACCACCGACCCGGAGCGGACCGCCGCCCTGCTCGACCTGGCGGCCCGCTCCGGGCTCGCCCTGATGGAGAACGTGATGTTCGTCCATCACCGGCTCCACACCGACGTCCGCAAGCTCGTCGCCGACGGCGCCATCGGCGAACTCCGCGCCCTGCACGCCTCGTTCGGCATCCCGCGGCTGCCGGCCACCGACATCCGGCACGACCCCGAGCTCGGCGGCGGCGCCCTCGGCGACGTCGGCGTCTACCCGCTGCGGGCCGCCCTGCACCTGCTCGGCGACGAGCTCGACGTGCTCGGCGCGCACCTCGTCCGGGGCGCCGGCAGCCGCGTCGAGACCGCCGGCGGGGCGCTGCTCGCCACCCCTTCCGGAGTGACCGCGCATCTCGCCTTCGGCATGGACCACGGCTACCGCTCGGCGTACGAACTGTGGGGGAGCGAGGGCCGGCTCATCGTCGAGCGGGCCTACACCCCGCCCGCCGACCACCGTCCGGTCGTCCGCCTGGAGACCCGTACCGGCACCGAGGAACGCCTCCTGGACGCCGACGACCAGGTCCGCAACACGGTCGCCGCCTTCGCCGCCTCCGTACGCGCCGGGGCGGGCGTCGCCCACGACCGGGAGACCCCGCTCCGCCAGGCCCGCCTGCTCGACGCCGTCCGCCGCCGGGCGGCTCCTTCCTGA
- the rfbA gene encoding glucose-1-phosphate thymidylyltransferase RfbA, with amino-acid sequence MKGIVLAGGHGTRLHPITLGTSKQMLPVYDKPMIYYPLSVLMLAGIRDIQIISSPDDIDNFRRLLGDGAPLGISLSYAVQEEPRGLAEAFRISADHIGDDSVALVLGDNIFHGPGFSAILQEKARSVDGCVLFGYPVRDPERYGVGEVDADGRLLSLEEKPEHPRSDLAITGLYLYDNSVVDIAKNLTPSARGELEITDVNREYLARGKAELVSLGRGFVWLDAGTHDALTEAGQYVQILEHRQGVRLACLEEVAWRMGFIDREACLRLGARLAKSPYGQYVMEIARAG; translated from the coding sequence GTGAAAGGCATCGTCCTGGCCGGAGGCCACGGCACCCGGCTGCACCCGATCACCCTCGGCACGTCCAAGCAGATGCTGCCGGTCTACGACAAGCCGATGATCTACTACCCGCTCTCGGTGCTGATGCTCGCCGGCATCCGCGACATCCAGATCATTTCCTCGCCCGACGACATCGACAACTTCCGCCGTCTGCTCGGCGACGGCGCGCCGCTCGGCATCTCGCTCAGCTACGCGGTCCAGGAGGAACCGCGCGGCCTCGCCGAGGCGTTCCGCATCTCCGCCGACCACATCGGCGACGACTCCGTCGCGCTCGTCCTCGGCGACAACATCTTCCACGGCCCCGGCTTCTCCGCGATCCTCCAGGAGAAGGCCCGGAGCGTCGACGGCTGCGTCCTCTTCGGCTACCCGGTGCGCGACCCCGAGCGCTACGGCGTCGGCGAGGTCGACGCCGACGGACGGCTCCTCTCCCTGGAGGAGAAGCCCGAGCACCCCCGCTCCGACCTCGCGATCACCGGCCTCTACCTCTACGACAACAGCGTCGTCGACATCGCCAAGAACCTCACGCCCTCCGCGCGCGGCGAACTGGAGATCACCGACGTCAACCGCGAGTACCTCGCGCGGGGCAAGGCCGAACTGGTGTCCCTCGGACGGGGATTCGTCTGGCTCGACGCCGGCACGCACGACGCGCTCACCGAGGCCGGCCAGTACGTGCAGATCCTGGAGCACCGCCAGGGCGTACGGCTCGCCTGCCTGGAGGAGGTCGCCTGGCGCATGGGCTTCATCGACCGCGAGGCCTGCCTGCGGCTCGGCGCGCGCCTCGCGAAGTCCCCGTACGGCCAGTACGTCATGGAGATAGCCCGAGCGGGCTGA